The Halorussus gelatinilyticus genome contains the following window.
AGCGCACCACGTCGGCCTCCGCGCGCAGGTCGCCGGTCCCGGCTTCGAGATAGTCGATGCGCATGTCGATGGTCGGCACCGGCTGGTCCACCAGCGAGACCAGCGCCGCGCCGCCGACCGTGTCCGCGAGCGTGAACGTGACGCCGCCGTGAGCCATCTGGCGGTCGGCGTTCCACGACAGTTCCTCGCGCATCTCGACGCGGCCCTCGGCGTGGCCGTCCTCGACCTCGGTGACTTCGACGCCCAGCAGGTCGGCGAACGGCATCTCCTCGAAGAAGCTCTCTACGTCCATGGGGTCGATTTGGGGCGGGAAGCGGCTTAAAAATACTCGTTCGCTGAGCGGGCGCACGGCACGTACCCCGGACCGCGGCGGTCGGCCCGCCCAGCAGTGGGGTAGTCTTATTTCGATAGCGCCGGACGGTGGCGTATGGAAATCTCCGAGGAGGACGGCGTCCGAACCGTCACGTTCGACCGACCCGAGGTCATGAACGCCTTCACCACCGACACCGCCGAGGAGTTGGCCGAGGTAATCGCCGACACCGACGCCGACGAGTTCGACGCGCTGGTCCTGACCGGCGAGGGCGGCGCGTTCAGCGCGGGCGGGGACATCCAGTCGATGGCCGAGCGCGAGGAGACCACCGAGCAGGCCTACGAGCGCGTCACGGAGACCTTCGGCCGCGTCGTCGAGGAAGCCCTCTCGGCGAAGGTGCCCATCGTCGCCAAAGTCAACGGCGACGCCGTGGGCGCGGGACTGGCGATTACGGCGGTCAGCGACTTCGCGTACGCCGCGGAGTCGGCGACGTTCAGTTGCGCGTTCGTCCGCGTCGGCCTGATTCCCGACACCGGCGGGTCGTTCCTCCTGCCCCGCCTCGTCGGTCTCCGGACCGCGAAGCGCCTCGCGTTCACCGGCGAGTTCTTCGGTGCCGAGGAGGCCGCGGAGTTGGGGCTAATCAACGAGGCGGTCCCCGACGACGAACTGGACGAGCGCGTCGCGGACCTGTTGGACACCCTCCGCGAGCGCCCGACGACGACCATCGGACTGGCCAAACGCGCCATCCACGAGAATCTGGGCCGGGGCTGGCGGGAGGGACTCGACTACGAGAACCACGTCCAGTCGCTGGCCTACGACACGCCCGAACACGAGGAGGGAGTCGCGGCGTTCCTCGAAGGCCGGGACCCCGACTTCGAGTGAGAACGGTCGTGGCGGACCCGGCTTCGGAGACCCAGCCGCGGAGACCCGGCCGCCGACTCCGAGTGACAGACTCAAGACGCCGCGCGTGCAATCGACGGTCGTGTCAGACCCAGACGACCCGCTACCCGACGACGACTTCGACGCCCCGACGGTGACCTGCGAGCGGTGTGACCGAGAGTGGGACCTCTCGAAAGAGTTCGACGATTTGGGCGTCGGCAACCACGCCGTCGAGCAGTTCGCGCTCGACCACCGGCGACACACCGGCCACTTCCCCGACGAGATAGCGACGTGGCGCGCCGTCTGTCGCAACTGCACCGAAGAGGCCGAACGACTCGCCAGCGACGCCGCGACCCGGTGGGCCGAGACCCACGCCCGCCACACTCGTCACGCGGTCGAGATTCGTCACGCCCGAAGCGACGAGACGACCCTTATCGAGACCGACGACGCCGAGTAGCGTCCGAGGGGCCGATTTGGTTGGCGACCTATTATCGGAAAAATAATTTAAATCTGGAGCGTAACGAATCCGAGCGGAGGTGACAAAAGATGACGTTCGAAATCAGCGTGGTTCCGTTCTGCACGTGTAAAGAGTTCCCGACGGTGGACTGCTGAGTCCGTCCCGTCAGTCGTACCGTACCCAAACGATTTCCGACGCGCGCCGCTCCCGCTACAGTCCGAGGAACTCCTCGGCGTTCTCCCAGAGAATCTTGCGCTGGACCTCCTCGGGGAAGTCCAACTCCTCGAACTGGTCGAGCCACGGGGCCGGTTCTATCATCGGGTAGTCTGTGCCGAACATCACCTTGTCCTTCAGGAGGCTCTTGGCGTAGTGCAGCACTTGGTCGTCGATGTAGCGGGGCATCCACCCCGAGAGGTCCATGTAGACGTTGCCCTTCTGCTGGCAGATGGCCAACTGCTCTTTCTCCCACGGGAACGCGGGGTGGGCGATGAGAATCTGGAGGTCGGGATGCTCGGCGGCCACGTCGTCTATCAGCATCGGGTTGCCGTACTTGATTTTGAGACCGCGACCACCGGGCGCGCCAGCGCCGAGAGTGGAGTTGCCCCCGTGGAAGACCACCGGGACGCCGAGGTCCTCGATGGTCGAGAACAGTTCCTCGTGTTCGGGGTCGCTCGGGTCGAAGCCCTGCGCTATCTGCTGGAACTTGAATCCCGAGAGGTCGAGGTCCTTCACCGCGCGCTCGGCCTCCTCGACGCAGTCGTCCTTGAGGGGGTCCACGCTGGCGAATCCGACGAAGAAGTCGTCGTACTCGTCGCGCACCTCGGCCACGTAGTCGTTGGGCACGGGCGGATTTCCGGTGTTGGTCTCGGCGTCCCACCCCAGCAGGACGGTCTTGCCGATGCCGACCTCGTGGTACTCCTCGATGAGATTGTCGTAGGTGTCGGTCTCGATGGACGAGCCGAACTTCTCGGCGGCGTCCTCCATCATCAGGCCGCCGGCGTCGTGGAGGAACTCCTCGGTCGGCTGGTGGCAGTGCGTGTCGATGATGGGGTTCTCGTCGGGGTGGTCGGCGACGACGTCGAGTTTGGGCATGGAGCAGTGTTCGGGGACTGTGGTGAAAAATCGTGCGAAGAAGACGTGACTGCGTGGACACGTTCGACGGAGGTGGTTCGTGAACTGCGAGCGGCGGGGAGATGCCCACCGGGAGGAATAATCTGCCTACTCGTCTGCTTCGTCCTTCTTGATGAGGAACTTCATGTCGCCCTCGAACACCACGGTGTCCTCCTGATTCGTCATCGTGGTGTCGATGACGACCAGTCCGGCGTCGTCGCGGCTCGAAATATCCTTCGTCTCGACGACCACCATGTCCAGCGAGATGGTGTCGTCCATGTGGACCGGGTTCGGGATGTCCATGTAGTTCATCCCGAGGAACGCCAGCACGGTGCGCTCCAAGATGCCGGTCCGGTAGACGAACCCCGTGGCGAGGACGAACGTCATCGGGCCGTGGGCCACGCGCTCGCCGAACTCCTCGCCCTCGGCGTACTCCTTGTTGGTGTGGAGTTCGGTCCAGTCGCCCGCGAACGCCGAGTGCATCACGAAGTCGTACTCGGTGACGGTCCGGCCGACGCTCTCGAAGGTCTGTCCCTCCTCAAAGTCCTCGAAGTGGTGGGGCGTGTAGCTGTACGGCATATTTCGGGATTCGCTCGTCGGCGACAAAATTCTATGGTATCTGCCGTGGTGGGTGATGGGAGGAACGACGATAAATTGGACGGAACGGAAAAGCGAGTATCAAACTCGAACAACCGAGTTTCCAGAGCGATTGAAATTCGACAGAAGCTAACTTCAGGCTTGAACACAGGAGTCTCCCGCACAGCACCGCATCAGTCTCACGCCTCCCCAACCGACTGCGTTGTCTGCGAACGTCGTTCGCAGATCAGCGAGACGCGTCGCGTCTCGCAAGTCTCGCTACGCTGCGCTACTCGTCCCTCGCGCGGATGGGCGCGGCGCTCACGAGCGCCACGCCCGCACGCGCCGGACGGAAAGTGTAGCTAGTCTGAGCCGAGAGTGCAGTCAGTCCAAGCCGAGAGGATTGCCGAGTCGGTCGCCGAAGCCGAAAACTAAGTGACCGTCACGCGAACTGCACCCGTGCCAGAAATTCCCGACGAACGCCGCGAGCGAATCGCTTCGGACCCCTTCTGCCAGAAACTGGGCGTCGAGTTGACCGACCTCGGACCCGGCACCGCCGCGACCGAGTTGACCGTCACCGACGACCTGCTGAACTTCCACGGGACGCCCCACGGCGGCGCGATTTACTCGCTGGCGGACGCCGCGTTCGCGGCCGCGTCGAACGCCGAGGGCGACGCCGCGCTCGCTTTGGAGACCAACATCTCCTACTTCGAGGCGGTCGAGGTCGGCGAGACCCTGACCGCCGCGGCCGAGCGGGTCCACGAGCGCGGCCGGACCGCCTCGTACCGCGTCGCCGTCACCGACGAGGTCGGCGACGAAATCGCGGCATTCCGCGGTCGGGTGTACCTCCCCGGCGAGTAGCCCGAGCGTCGAATCCGGTCGAGACGTGTCGGAACGGACGCGTAAATCGCTCCAACGGAAAATCTATGAGGGCCGGTTTCAAACTTATCCGTCAATGGATTCTTCTGGAATCACGCTCGCCGAAACGCTCACCGTGCTGGAAACGACGGGAGCGTCCGGCGCTCCCGTCACGGCGAGCGAAGTTGCAGAAGCACTCGGCTGCGAGCGCCAGACGGCGCGCGACAGACTCGACGAACTCACGGAACGCGGCGACGCCGAGACCAAGGAGGTCGGCGGGAGCGTTCGCGTCTGGTGGACGACCGACCGCCAGCGCCGGGACCGCGACCTCGAACGGTACGAGGCCGTCTTTCGGACCGTCAACGACGGCATCTACGTCAAAGACGAGGAGAACCGATTCACGCTGGTCAACGAGACGTACGCCGAGATGCTCGGCTACACGCCCGACGAACTCGTCGGGCGCGACTCCTCGTTTCTCGTCAGCGAGGAGGTGCTGAACGCGGCCGAGGAACTCTACAGCGACCTCCGGACCGGTGACCACCAGAGCGAGACCATCGAAGCGTCGCTGGAGACGGCCGACGGCGAAACCGTCGAGACCGAGGCGAGTTTCGCGCTGATTCCGCTGGACGAGGAGCGCGGGGAGTACGAGCGGGTCGGCGTCGTCCGCGACGTGACCGAGCGCAAGGAGCGCGAGCGCCGCCTCGAACGACAGAACAAGCGACTCGAATCGTTCGCCAGCATGCTCGCCCACGAACTCCGCAACCCCGTCACCATCGGCCAGATATACGGCCAGCGCCTCCCGTCCGACGAAGCGCCGGAGGCGGTCGAGTACGTCACCGACGCGTTCGACCGCATCGAGGACATGATAGACGTGCTGTTGGTGCTGGCTCGGGGCGGCGACGCGGTCGGCGAGTCGGAACCGGTCGCGCTCGCCGACGTGGCGAGAGAGGCCTGGGAGCAAGTGAACGCGCCGGACGCGACGCTGACGGTAGCGACCGACCGGGTCTTGCTCGCGGACGAGACGTACGTCCGACATCTCTTCGAGAACCTGCTCGAAAACGCCGTGGAACACGGCTCCACGAGCCCTCGTCCAGCGGACGAGAACGCCGTCGAACGCGGGTCGGAAGGCGCCGCGGCGGACGAGGACGCCGGTCTCACGGTCACGGTCGGCGACGTTCCGACCGGGTTCTACGTCGCCGACGACGGCGTCGGCATTCCGCCCGAGGACCGGGAGACGGTGTTCGAGGTCGGGTACACCACCGCGGAGTCCGAGGGCGGAATCGGAGTGGGACTGACGTTCGTCGCCGAACTGGTCGAGACGTACGAGTGGGAGTGTGCGGTGACCGAAAGCGAGGCCGGCGGTGCGCGCTTCGAGTTCACGAACGTCACGCTTCACTCCGAGGAGTAACGGCGGAGTCCGCCGGAACCGACGCGGCGAACCGGTAACTTTCTTGTCCTCTCCGGTCGTCGGTTCGAACGCGTACGGGTGATAGCATGGATAGAAGAGCTGTTCTCGGCAAGTCCAAGGCGGAACTCGTCATGGCACGAATCGGAGAGGTGATGGCGGCGTGCTACCTCCTGCTGCTGTTGCCGGTCCTGCCGGTCCTGCTCGCGTACGTCGCCGTCCAGAAGGTGCTGGCACTGTTCACCGGCCGGTCCGACGAGCGCCGGCGGTTCGACCCCCGGAGCGGCGCACCGCCCTCATAGTCGTCGGGACGGTAAGCGCTACTTTAATTCCTGCATATTTTTGAACCCCGAGCGTCATCCACCGGTATGCGACGCCGTCCGTTCCTCCGTCTCGCCGGCGCGACGACTGCGGCCGCGACCTCGGTCGGGGTGCTCGGCGCGTCCCGGTCGTCTGACGGAAGCCGAAACGAGCAGGCGTCCGGCGGGGACTCCGCTCGGTCGCCGGCCGGGACCCGACTGGCCGCGACCGACCGCGCGCTGTCGGTCCGGCGCGCCCGCACCTTCGACCACGTCGTCCGACTGAACGACCTCGGCGACGACCCTCGCGGGCGAATCACCGCGTTTTCGGCCCTTTCGGAGCGCGAGCGCGAGGTCGTCGCCAGCGCAATCGAGGGCACCTACCGGACCCGCGACCCGCCCGAGTGGCTCTGCGAATTCGCCAGCGCGACCCCCTTCGTCGAGCGGGCGGGTACCTACTACCGACTCGACGACACCCTGCCGACGTACCGCGTCACGGCCGAGGCCGTCGCCGAGCGCGACGTCGCGGGTGAGGTCGCGACCTACGAGGCGTACGAGCGCGCCGTCACCCGCGAGGAGTACGTGGCCAGCGGCCTCCTGCGAATCGCCCGCCGGGAGGGCATCGAACTGGGGTACGTCTGGCCTACGCTCCGGGAGTTCTTCGAGCGCTACGACGCCGCGCGCTACCACGGCGAGGTCCTCGACTTCGCGGTCGAGGTGGACGGCGCTGGCCCGCCCGCCGAACTCTCGGCGACGGAGGTGGGCGTCGAAACGGCGGTCGGCGGCGCGGTCTGGAACGCGGACGCCGCACCCGAGCGCACCCGAAAACTCGTCCGGCGTGCCGGCCGCGCGCGCGGGGCGTACGGGTTCGACCGCGCGCCCGCGGGCCTGCTCGACGCGCTCCGTGACCACCGGTACGTCGCGCTCGGCGGCACCTTCTACGCGAGTTACGTCGAGTCCGACGGCCCGGTCCCGGTCTCGGTCTCGGCGACGGTCCGCGAGGGCCGACTCCGCCTCGCAGTCCGGAACGACGGCGACCGCGAGGTGCGACTCGCCAGCGGCCCGCCGCGACCCTTCGGAGTCGTCCGGTGTCGCGCCGCGGGGGACACCGGGGGCGACGGGCACGTCCTCTGGACCGACGCCTACGCCGCCAGCGACCGCGTTCGGACCGCGGGCCGGGACGTGACCGCCGCGAACGACGTGGCGCTCCTCTCGACGCTCGCGCCCGGCGAGTCGCTCGCCGAGCGCTACGCGGTTCCGGCCGACCTGCCGGCCGGCGAGTACGTCGTGGAGGGGTCGCTCGGCGTGGAGCGCGACGGGACCGCCGAGGGCGGAACTGGACCCGCCGACGGCGGAACCGGACCGGGCGAGGGCGGAACCGAACCGGCCGAGGGTTCGACCGTGCAGTACCGCGTCACGTTCGCGGTCGAGTAGTCGAGGCCACTGTCGCGTCTCAGCGCATCGAAAAGAGAGCGAGGAGCGACGAAACTATTCGTCTTCGCCGCGGTGGTCGAAGACGCGCTTGACCTTCCCGACCTCGGTCCGGTCCACGACGCCCGGCCCGACGACTTCGATTTCGTCGGGGTTGACCTCTAAGGTCTCCTCCAGTTTCTCCCGGATATCGCGCTCTAACTCCTCGTGGGTCCCCTCGTAGTCCTCGTGGTACTCCACGGTGAGTTCCATCCGGTCCAAGTTCCCCCGGCGGTAGAGGTCGATGCGGTAGTGGGGAGCCACGTCCTCGATGTCCACCATCACTTCCTCGATCTGGCTCGGGTAGACGTTGACTCCGCGGACGATGATGAGGTCGTCCGTGCGTCCGGTCACGTTGTCCATCCGGACGACGGTGCGCCCGCAGTCGCACTCCTCGTAGGTCAGCGAGGTCATGTCGCCGGTCCGATACCGGAGGACGGGCAGAGCCTCCTTGGTCAGACTCGTCAGGACGAGTTCGCCCTCCTCGCCCTCCGGGAGGGGGTCGCCGGTTCGGGGGTCCACGACTTCGGGATAGAAGTGGTCCTCCCAGACGTGCAGGCCGTTCTGGACCTCCTCGCACTCGATGGAGACTCCCGGTCCGATTATCTCCGAGAGACCGTACACGTCCACCGCGGTCACGTCCAGCGCTTGCTCTATCTCGTCGCGCATGGGGTCGGTGAACGGTTCCGCGCCGATGATGACCGTCGAGAGCGGGAGGTCTCTGGGGTCGATGCCGCGCTCCTCGGCGGCCTCCGCGAGATAGAGGCAGTAGGAGGGCGTGCAGGCCAGCACGTCGCTCTCCAAATCCTGCAACATGTCCAACTGGCGCGAGGTGTTGCCCCCGCCGGTCGGGATGACGCAGGCTCCCAGTTCCTCGACGCCGTCGTGGAACCCGAGTCCGCCCGTGAACAGCCCGTAGCCGTAGGCGTTCTGGACGACGTGGTTCGGCCGGACGCCCGCCGCGTGCAGCGACCGAGCCATAACCTCCCGCCAGACGCCCAAGTCCTCGTCGGTGTAGCTCACGATTTTGGGTTTGCCGGTCGTTCCCGACGAGGCGTGAATCCGGCGCACCTCGTCGTGGTCCACCGCGAAGAGACCGTCGGGGTACTCGTCGCGGAAGTCCTCCTTCGTCGTGAACGGGAGTTCCGAGACATCTTCGACGCTCTCGATGTCGTCGGGCGAGACGCCCGCCTCGTCCAGCGCCTCGCGGTAGAAATCGACGTTCTCGTAGGCGTACTCGACGGTTTCGGCGAGTCGCTCGCTCTGCAAATCGCGCAACTCCTCGCGGGGGAGGGTCTCTACGTCGTTGTAGACCATGCTGAATAATCATTCGCAAGAGAGGGTCTAAACTGTTTGGTCGCCGGTAGCGTCGCGCAACCTCGCCGTCGCTACCGTCCGGACTCGACTACTTGGTCGCCTCAGAAGGCGAACCGGACGACGACCAGCGCGACCGCGCTCACGACCGCGAGCGTGAGCGCGAGGACCGCCAGCGGGCGGACGCCGGTCTCGCGCAGGTCCGAGAGCGCGACGCTCGTGCCGAGACCCGCGAACGCGACGAGGAACGCCGCCCGATACGCTTGCTCGATGCGCGCGAGTTGCGGGTCGGTGAAGACGCCCGCGCTGGCCAGCGCGACCAGCGAGAGGAACCCGAGGACGAACTTCGGGAAGCCGTCCCAGAGGCTCCGGAGGAACGACGACGCGGACGCCGCGGCGGTCGGGCCGGACTCGTCACCCGAACTTGCCTCGGCGTAGACCACCGAGTACGCGACGACCAGTCCGCCCAGCAGGACGTTTCGGGTCAGTTTCGCCACCGTCGCCCACTGCCCGGCGACCTCCGAGTAGGCGAACCCGGCGGCCGTGACCGGGCCGGTGCTGAACATCGTCAGGCCCGCCCAGATGCCGAACGTGCGGTCGGCCAGCCCGAGAAACTGGCCGAGCGCGGGGTAGGCAAAGAGCGTGAGCGCGTCGAAGACCAGAATCGTGCTGGTCGCGTAGGCGACGTGTTCCTCGTCGGCGCGGATAGCGCCAGCGACCGCGACGACCGCCGAGACGCCGCAGACGCTCGCGCCCGCCGCGACCAGCGACCCGAGGCGACGCTGGAGGTCGAAGCCTCGCGCGAGGAGTTCGGCGACCGCGAGCGTGAAGCCGACGACGCCGACGACCGCGAGGAGGAGCCTCGGTCCCGCTTCGACCAGCGCGTCGAGCGAGACCCGGACGCCCATCAGGACGATGCCGACCTCCAGCCAGAGGTCGTAGGTTCCGACCCCCGACTCGAAGCGGTCCGGGACGCCGACGGTGTTGGCGAGCGCCCCGCCGACCAGCACGGCGACGAGGAGCGCGGGAACCGGGACGAACGCGGCGAGACCGCGAGCGACGAGCGCGAGTACGACGAGGAACGCGAGACCGGGGAGCAGGTCTCGGAGCGAGGGGAGCAGGGCCGACCGGTCGGGGCGTCGGGGAGCCATCTCAGACCGCGAGCCACACCGCCGCGACGACGAGGTGGCCGACCACCGTCGCTCGCCACCCCCGGTCGAGGTCGGCCCACCATCGTCTCGCTCGCTCGTCGAGCGTCCGCAGTGACCGCGCGTCCGCCATGTCGTTCCGAACTGGCGGTCCGCCCGCCGTTATGTCTTCGGGTTCGGCGCGCGCCGGTCGGAGCGAAGCGGCGGGCGGAGCAGAGCGGCCCGCGGAGCGCCCCGGTGAACGGAGTGACCCGCGGAGACCCGACGGCGAACCGGCAAACAACGGCAGGTATTTCCTCGGAGACCCACACGTTCCACCCATGCGAGACGCCTACCTCGTCGGCGCGGCCCAGACCGACTTCGGGTCGTTCCCCGACGAAAGCTACCGGTCGCTGTTCCGAACCGCGTTCGAGGCGGCCCGCGACTCGGTTCCGGCGGACATGGACTCCGAGGACGTGGACGAGGCGGTCGTCGGCACCCTCGGCGTCGGGGGTCGCCAGTTGGGGCTGTCCGGCCCGGCCGCGACCGAACACGTCGGTCTCCACGGGATTCCGACGACGCGCGTCGAGAACGCCTGCGCCGCGTCGGGGTACGCGGTCCGGCAGGCCGTCCAAGCCGTCCGCTCGGGGATGGCCGACGTGGTGCTGGCCGGCGGCGTCGAAATCATGACCGACACGTCCGGCGACGCGACGAAGTACTGGCTCGGGGTCTCGGGCGAGACCGAGTGGGAACGCCTCTCGGGGACCACCTTCGCGGGCGTCTACGCCCAGATGGCCGACGCTCACATGGCCGAGTACGGGACCACGAGCGAGCAACTCTCCCACGTCGCGGTGAAGAACCACCGGAACGGCGCGAAGAACCCCCACGCGCAACTCGGCTTCGAGTGTTCGCTGGAGGACGCCGAGAACGCCCAGACCGTCGCCGACCCGCTCACGCTGTATCACTGCTGTCCGACGACCGACGGGGCCGCCGTCGCCCTGATCGCCAGCGAGGAGGTCGTTGCCGAGTACACCGACGACCCGATTCGGGTCGCGGGCGTCGGCGCGGCGAGCGACGCGGTGGGCCTGTTCCAGCGCGACAGCTACACCGGCATCGAGGCCTCCCAGCGCGCCGCGGAGACCGCATACGAGCGAGCGGGAATCACCCCCGACGACCTCGACTTCGCGGAGGTCCACGACTGCTTCTCCATCGCCGAGATTCTGGCCTACGAGGACCTCGGATTCTGCGACCCCGGCGAGGGTGGCGAACTCGCCGAATCCGGGAAGACCGGACTCGACGGCGAGTTGCCGGTCAACACCTCCGGCGGCCTCAAGTCGAAGGGACACCCCATCGGCGCGACCGGCGCGGGACAGGTCGCGGAGGCGTTCAAACAACTCTCGGGCGACGCCGGAAACCGGCAGGTCGAGGGCGCGAAGCGTGGGCTGACGCACAACGTCGGCGGGAGCGGCGGGGCCGCCGTGGTCCACGTTTTCGAGCGCGAGGCGGGAACCGCCTCGGACAGTCGAGCGGCGAAGCCGCGAGAGCAGGAACGGGAGGTGGACGCATGAGCGACCACGAGTCCGCCGCGAGCAGCGAGCAACCCAAAATCGAAGCGGTCGGATCCTACGCGCCCCGATTCCGCGTCTCCAGCGAGGCGTTCGAGGAGGCGTGGGGCCAGTTCCACGCCGCGGGGGTGAACTCGAAGGCTGTGCCCGACGCCGACGAGGACGCCCTGACGATGGCCTACGAAGCCGCGACGCGGGCGCTCGACGCCGCCGACCGCGACGGGTCGGCGGTCGCGTTCCTCGCGTTCGCGTCCACGACGCCGCCGCTGGCCGAGGAGGACCTGACCGCCCGCCTCGGCGGGATGGTCGGCGTCCCCCGCTCGGCGACCCGCCACGTCTTCACCGGCAGCACGCGCGCCGGGACGCGGGCGCTCGACGCCGCGCTGTCTGCCGGGCCTTGGCCCCGAAAGGAGTCGGAGGACGGCGAGGGCGTCGGTCTGGTCGTCGCCGCGGACTGCCCACGCGGCGACCCCGACAGCGACGAGGACCACGCCGCCGGCGCGGGCGCGGCAGCGTTCGTCCTCTCGGCGTCGGGCGGCGCCGAAATCACCGCGAGGACGGAGTACGCCGAGGAGTACCCCGGCACGCGATTCCGGCGCGTTGGCTCGGAGACCGTCGAAGGACTCGGCGCGACGGGGTACGAACGGCAGGCGTTCACGGAGACGCTGGCGGGGGCGGTCGAGCAGTTGGACTACGACGGGAGCGAAATCGACGCCGCGGCGGTGCAGGCCCCGAACGGCAAGATGCCCTACCGGGCGGCGGGCGCGCTCGGCGTCGAGACCGACGCGATTCGGCGGTGCGCGACGGTCCACGAGTTGGGCGACACCGGCGCGGCTAGCGTCCCGCTGAGTCTGGCGACTGCGCTCGCGGACGGCGCGGAGACAGTCCTCTGCGCCGCGTTCGGGAGCGGCGCTGGCGCGGACGCCCTGCTGGTCGAGACCACCGACAGCGAGGCCGTTGCCTCGTCGCTCGCACTCGGCGACGGCGAACGGGTGACCTACGCCGAGTACCTCCGCAAGCGCGGCGAGTTGACCTCCGGCCCGCCCGACGGGGGCGGGGCGTACGTCAGCGTGCCGTCGTGGAAGCGCACGCTCGACCAGCGCCACCGCCTCGTCGCGGGCCGGTGCCCCGACTGCGGCGGATTGAACTTCCCGCCCGAAGGCGCCTGTAACGACTGCAAGACGCTCGTGGCGGAGTACGACGAGGTGGACCTGACCGGCGAGGGCCGCGTCGAGGCCGCGACGGTCATCTCGCAGGGCGGCGCGCCCCCGGAGTTCGCCGAGCAGCAGGCCCAGTCGGGCGACTTCGCGGTGGCGGTAGTGGCCTTGGCGGGACCGGACGGCGGCGAGGCCAGCGTCCCGGCGCAGGTGGTCGCCGCGGACCCCGGAAGCGTGGCAATCGGCGACGATGTGGAGACGACGATGCGGCGAATCTACACGCAGGAGGGCGTGACCCGGTACGGGTTTAAAATCCGCCCGCAGGGAACGGAGTGACCGAGGACGGATTTTAAACGAGGCGAGTCGCAGACCCGCGCAGGCCGGAGGCCGAGCAGGACCGTCTCGACGTAGTTCAAAGTTTGCCCGCAGGGACCGGAGTGACCGAGGGCGGAGTTCGGAGTAAAGAGCAAACCCATCTAAAGACACCTTATAGGAATATTTTTGGCCTCTAAACATAGCAGTGTATTTCTCGAAGGACGCTGTAGTTGTCTAATCGAAAGGGGAAAAGCACTTATCGAGGACCTGCGACCTGCCGGATATGTCCGAGTGGTCCTCGCACCTCCGTCTCGCGGTCGCGCTCGCGCTCGTGGCGAGTCCGTTCTGGCTGTTGCCCGACGTCGGGGCGACGACCTACGAGTATCAGGCCGAAGAAGTCGAGTACAGCGAGTACGTCACGGGAACGCTGTACGCGGACGACCAAATCGAGGGGCTCGCCTGCGACAACTTCGACGACTTCGGCGAGCAGTGCGTCCTCGCGGCCCGCGTCGCCCAGAACGGGCCGGTGGTCGTGAACCAGAGCGCGATTTTCTCCCGCGCGTACCGGTTCGACACCGAGTACGTCATCGTGGAGGACAGCGGGACGGGCAAGC
Protein-coding sequences here:
- a CDS encoding PaaI family thioesterase, which codes for MDVESFFEEMPFADLLGVEVTEVEDGHAEGRVEMREELSWNADRQMAHGGVTFTLADTVGGAALVSLVDQPVPTIDMRIDYLEAGTGDLRAEADVVRCGSDVGVVDVEVYAEESDAQVADARGVYKTG
- a CDS encoding enoyl-CoA hydratase/isomerase family protein, yielding MEISEEDGVRTVTFDRPEVMNAFTTDTAEELAEVIADTDADEFDALVLTGEGGAFSAGGDIQSMAEREETTEQAYERVTETFGRVVEEALSAKVPIVAKVNGDAVGAGLAITAVSDFAYAAESATFSCAFVRVGLIPDTGGSFLLPRLVGLRTAKRLAFTGEFFGAEEAAELGLINEAVPDDELDERVADLLDTLRERPTTTIGLAKRAIHENLGRGWREGLDYENHVQSLAYDTPEHEEGVAAFLEGRDPDFE
- a CDS encoding amidohydrolase family protein, encoding MPKLDVVADHPDENPIIDTHCHQPTEEFLHDAGGLMMEDAAEKFGSSIETDTYDNLIEEYHEVGIGKTVLLGWDAETNTGNPPVPNDYVAEVRDEYDDFFVGFASVDPLKDDCVEEAERAVKDLDLSGFKFQQIAQGFDPSDPEHEELFSTIEDLGVPVVFHGGNSTLGAGAPGGRGLKIKYGNPMLIDDVAAEHPDLQILIAHPAFPWEKEQLAICQQKGNVYMDLSGWMPRYIDDQVLHYAKSLLKDKVMFGTDYPMIEPAPWLDQFEELDFPEEVQRKILWENAEEFLGL
- a CDS encoding MaoC/PaaZ C-terminal domain-containing protein — protein: MPYSYTPHHFEDFEEGQTFESVGRTVTEYDFVMHSAFAGDWTELHTNKEYAEGEEFGERVAHGPMTFVLATGFVYRTGILERTVLAFLGMNYMDIPNPVHMDDTISLDMVVVETKDISSRDDAGLVVIDTTMTNQEDTVVFEGDMKFLIKKDEADE
- the paaI gene encoding hydroxyphenylacetyl-CoA thioesterase PaaI; the encoded protein is MPEIPDERRERIASDPFCQKLGVELTDLGPGTAATELTVTDDLLNFHGTPHGGAIYSLADAAFAAASNAEGDAALALETNISYFEAVEVGETLTAAAERVHERGRTASYRVAVTDEVGDEIAAFRGRVYLPGE
- a CDS encoding PAS domain S-box protein; the encoded protein is MDSSGITLAETLTVLETTGASGAPVTASEVAEALGCERQTARDRLDELTERGDAETKEVGGSVRVWWTTDRQRRDRDLERYEAVFRTVNDGIYVKDEENRFTLVNETYAEMLGYTPDELVGRDSSFLVSEEVLNAAEELYSDLRTGDHQSETIEASLETADGETVETEASFALIPLDEERGEYERVGVVRDVTERKERERRLERQNKRLESFASMLAHELRNPVTIGQIYGQRLPSDEAPEAVEYVTDAFDRIEDMIDVLLVLARGGDAVGESEPVALADVAREAWEQVNAPDATLTVATDRVLLADETYVRHLFENLLENAVEHGSTSPRPADENAVERGSEGAAADEDAGLTVTVGDVPTGFYVADDGVGIPPEDRETVFEVGYTTAESEGGIGVGLTFVAELVETYEWECAVTESEAGGARFEFTNVTLHSEE
- the paaK gene encoding phenylacetate--CoA ligase PaaK, producing MVYNDVETLPREELRDLQSERLAETVEYAYENVDFYREALDEAGVSPDDIESVEDVSELPFTTKEDFRDEYPDGLFAVDHDEVRRIHASSGTTGKPKIVSYTDEDLGVWREVMARSLHAAGVRPNHVVQNAYGYGLFTGGLGFHDGVEELGACVIPTGGGNTSRQLDMLQDLESDVLACTPSYCLYLAEAAEERGIDPRDLPLSTVIIGAEPFTDPMRDEIEQALDVTAVDVYGLSEIIGPGVSIECEEVQNGLHVWEDHFYPEVVDPRTGDPLPEGEEGELVLTSLTKEALPVLRYRTGDMTSLTYEECDCGRTVVRMDNVTGRTDDLIIVRGVNVYPSQIEEVMVDIEDVAPHYRIDLYRRGNLDRMELTVEYHEDYEGTHEELERDIREKLEETLEVNPDEIEVVGPGVVDRTEVGKVKRVFDHRGEDE
- a CDS encoding YeiH family protein, with the protein product MAPRRPDRSALLPSLRDLLPGLAFLVVLALVARGLAAFVPVPALLVAVLVGGALANTVGVPDRFESGVGTYDLWLEVGIVLMGVRVSLDALVEAGPRLLLAVVGVVGFTLAVAELLARGFDLQRRLGSLVAAGASVCGVSAVVAVAGAIRADEEHVAYATSTILVFDALTLFAYPALGQFLGLADRTFGIWAGLTMFSTGPVTAAGFAYSEVAGQWATVAKLTRNVLLGGLVVAYSVVYAEASSGDESGPTAAASASSFLRSLWDGFPKFVLGFLSLVALASAGVFTDPQLARIEQAYRAAFLVAFAGLGTSVALSDLRETGVRPLAVLALTLAVVSAVALVVVRFAF